From a region of the Pecten maximus chromosome 18, xPecMax1.1, whole genome shotgun sequence genome:
- the LOC117316797 gene encoding neuropeptide-like protein 28 isoform X2: MNKGVLLILFPCLISFILIQTIQGMYGGYGMNGGYGGYGGYGGYAGYPYAGFRAGSYYGNARENMKTAAIFSSLIGFFVVLFLFNRTGQILG; encoded by the exons ATGAACAAAGGAGTTTTACTCATCCTCTTCCCGTGTCTCATCAGCTTTATACTGATCCAGACCATTCAGGGTATGTACGGCGGATATGGAATGAACGGAGGGTACGGAGGATATGGCGGTTACGGGGGATATGCTGGGTACCCATACGCAGGCTTCCGGGCCGGAAGTTACTACGGCAACGCCCGCGAGAATATGAAGACCGCCGCCATCTTTAGTAGTT TGATCGGATTCTTTGTTGTCTTGTTCCTGTTTAACCGTACAGGACAGATCCTTGGATAG
- the LOC117316797 gene encoding neuropeptide-like protein 28 isoform X1, with amino-acid sequence MNKGVLLILFPCLISFILIQTIQGMYGGYGMNGGYGGYGGYGGYAGYPYAGFRAGSYYGNARENMKTAAIFSSLIGFFVVLFLFNRTGQILG; translated from the exons ATGAACAAAGGAGTTTTACTCATCCTCTTCCCGTGTCTCATCAGCTTTATACTGATCCAGACCATTCAGGGTATGTACGGCGGATATGGAATGAACGGAGGGTACGGAGGATATGGCGGTTACGGGGGATATGCTGGGTACCCATACGCAGGCTTCCGGGCCGGAAGTTACTACGGCAACGCCCGCGAGAATATGAAGACCGCCGCCATCTTTAGTAGTT TGATCGGATTCTTTGTTGTCTTGTTCCTGTTTAACCGTACAGGACAGATTCTTGGATAG